From Anomalospiza imberbis isolate Cuckoo-Finch-1a 21T00152 chromosome 14, ASM3175350v1, whole genome shotgun sequence, a single genomic window includes:
- the GDPD2 gene encoding glycerophosphoinositol inositolphosphodiesterase GDPD2 gives MADPPDCCSTCATCLLCPYSCQWITAKKEKRKGLRTTKYDCSWFLFLFCVFLVTMVWLYFAIIILNDFHNFSEFIFRQRKLWLNWSLILLIPTAVLVSYSSVLLVLALCLQLCGQPLKLHWVHKILLILTALVVAAAFTGLGIKWVEEWKSVRVSLQATGPFLHIGAVGAMTLLAWPLASFIYRTRNTGLRVFVLLAYCAAMIALYLAPLGITSPCIMEENQLPPKPALVGHRGAPMLAPENTLMSLHKAVDCDVQVFETDVMVSADGVPFLMHDEELTRTTNVQAVFPERAALNSTAFNWTDLQRLDAGSWFLERRPFPTVQSLSPGDRKEATEQRIPSLEQALEAAKQSNISIMFDLRPENHSDYQNFVNVTLGVILQSGIPLQQVLWLPDGFREDVKQQAPGVQHVYGRKRFENEKEPVLHVNLPYQDMSSEEIRQYRQDNISVNLYVVNQPWLFSVLWCSGVSSVTTNACQVLKEMKHPIWLLPSSTYFMIWIVVDCVSFLIIIWAFFLMKKCSHRRRPAESETDVLLTKINSLMQE, from the exons ATGGCTGACCCCCCTGATTGCTGCTCTACCTGTgctacctgcctgctctgcccctACAGCTGCCAGTGGATCACTGCCaagaaggagaagaggaagggCCTGAGAACCACCAAG TATGACTGCAGCTggttccttttcctcttctgcGTCTTCCTCGTCACTATGGTGTGGCTCTACTTCGCTATCATCATCCTCAATGATTTCCACAACTTCAGCGA ATTCATCTTCAGGCAGAGGAAGCTGTGGCTAAACTGGTCCCTGATTCTGCTCATACCTACAGCTGTGCTGGTCAGCTACTCGTCTGTGCTGCTG GTTCTCGCTTTGTGCTTGCAGCTCTGTGGCCAGCCCTTGAAGCTACACTGGGTGCACAAG ATCCTGCTGATCCTAACTGCCCTGGTGGTGGCTGCAGCCTTCACAGGGCTGGGAATAAAGTGGGTGGAGGAGTGGAAAAGTGTACGTGTCTCTCTGCAG GCAACAGGTCCCTTCCTGCACATTGGAGCTGTGGGAGCAATGACACTCCTTGCCTGGCCCCTGGCCAGCTTCATCTACCGCACCCGCAATACAG GTCTCAGGGTGTTTGTGCTGCTTGCGTACTGTGCAGCGATGATTGCACTATACTTGGCTCCCTTGGGAATTACCTCCCCTTGCATCATGGAGGAGAACCAGCTGCCCCCCAAGCCAGCCCTAGTTGGCCATCGAGGAGCACCCATG CTGGCCCCTGAGAACACCCTCATGTCACTGCACAAGGCAGTGGACTGTGATGTGCAAGTCTTTGAGACAGACGTCATGGTGAG TGCTGATGGGGTCCCATTCCTCATGCATGACGAGGAACTTACCAGGACCACCAACGTGCAGGCTGTGTTCCCTGAGAGGGCTGCCCTGAACAGCACTGCCTTCAACTGGACAGACCTCCAGCGGCTGGATGCTGGCAGCTGGTTTCTGGAG CGGAGGCCATTTCCCACTGTGCAGAGTCTTTCTCCTGGTGATCGCAAGGAGGCAACTGAACAGAGGATCCCGTCCCTGGAACAGGCTCTAGAGGCAGCCAAGCAGAGCAACATCTCCATCATGTTTGACCTTCGGCCTGAGAACCACAGTGACTACCAGAACTTTGTCAATGTCACCCTAGGAGTGATTTTACAGTCAGGCATCCCGCTGCAGCAG GTTCTCTGGCTTCCAGATGGGTTCAGGGAAGATGTCAAACAGCAGGCCCCAGGTGTCCAGCATGTCTACGGCCGGAAGAGATTTGAAAATGAGAAGGAGCCAGTACTGCACGTCAATCTGCCCTACCAGGACATGAGCTCTGAGGAGATCAG GCAGTACCGCCAGGACAACATCTCTGTCAACTTGTATGTGGTGAACCAGCCCTGGCTCTTCTCCGTGCTGTGGTGTTCAGGGGTGAGCTCTGTCACCACCAACGCCTGCCAGGTGCTGAAGGAGATGAAACACCCCATCTGGCTGCTG cccagcagcacatACTTCATGATCTGGATCGTTGTAGACTGCGTTTCCTTCCTTATCATCATCTGGGCCTTTTTCTTGATGAA GAAATGTTCCCACAGAAGACGGCCAGCGG AGTCTGAGACAGATGTGCTGCTCACAAAGATCAACAGCTTGATGCAAGAGTGA